In Candidatus Roseilinea sp., one DNA window encodes the following:
- a CDS encoding 3-isopropylmalate dehydrogenase has translation MTYRLCVISGDGVGREVIPCAVEVLQRALPDLTIVEADAGWDCFRRTGSALPEETQARIAACGAALFGAVSSPSQKVEGYRSPIIQMRQQFDLYANLRPTRIVWSQASQTIGRPQAVDLILVRENTQGLYAGRERMQGEEAIAERVITRAASERIARVAFELARRRERKRVTIVHKANILPVTDGLFRDSVRAVGAGYPEVAIDEMLVDTAAMMLASKPARFDVIVTTNLFGDILSDVASVWGGGMGVAPALNLGDAVAIAEPVHGSAPDIAGQGIANPCGAILSAALLARHHWKLPEVADHIERAVYGAIESGARTPDLGGRATTREVATEILRRI, from the coding sequence ATGACTTACCGCCTGTGCGTCATCTCCGGCGATGGCGTGGGCCGCGAGGTGATCCCTTGTGCTGTCGAGGTCTTGCAGCGTGCGCTGCCCGATCTAACCATCGTCGAGGCCGACGCCGGCTGGGATTGCTTCCGGCGCACGGGCAGCGCGCTGCCCGAGGAGACCCAAGCGCGCATTGCCGCATGTGGCGCGGCCCTGTTCGGCGCCGTCTCTTCGCCGTCGCAGAAGGTCGAGGGCTACCGCAGCCCGATCATCCAGATGCGTCAGCAGTTCGACCTCTATGCCAATTTGCGCCCCACGCGCATCGTGTGGTCGCAAGCGTCGCAGACGATCGGCCGGCCACAAGCCGTGGACTTGATCCTGGTGCGTGAGAACACCCAGGGCCTATATGCCGGACGCGAGCGAATGCAGGGCGAGGAGGCCATCGCCGAGCGCGTCATCACCCGCGCCGCATCGGAGCGCATCGCGCGCGTGGCGTTCGAGCTGGCCCGCCGGCGCGAGCGTAAGCGCGTCACCATCGTGCACAAGGCCAACATCCTGCCGGTCACCGACGGCCTGTTTCGCGATTCGGTGCGCGCTGTAGGCGCTGGCTATCCCGAGGTGGCCATTGACGAGATGCTGGTGGACACGGCGGCGATGATGTTGGCGTCGAAGCCAGCGCGGTTCGATGTGATCGTCACCACCAACTTGTTCGGCGACATCCTGAGTGACGTGGCGAGCGTGTGGGGCGGGGGCATGGGCGTGGCCCCTGCGCTCAACCTGGGCGACGCTGTCGCCATCGCTGAGCCGGTGCACGGCAGCGCGCCCGACATCGCCGGCCAAGGCATCGCCAACCCCTGCGGCGCGATCCTCAGCGCGGCACTACTGGCGCGGCATCACTGGAAACTGCCCGAAGTCGCCGACCACATCGAACGAGCCGTGTATGGCGCCATCGAAAGCGGCGCGCGTACGCCAGATCTGGGCGGCCGGGCGACCACGCGTGAGGTCGCGACGGAGATCCTGCGGCGAATCTAA
- a CDS encoding aminoacyl-tRNA hydrolase, producing the protein MNDCIVLYTTVTTSDDLIINAHVRVPVSELTYRFSRSSGAGGQHVNKTETAVELLFDLAHTPSLDDARRARAMARLARYLDAEGVLHLESRSERSQLRNREAVTRRFVRLLQQALAPTKQRRKTRPPRYAVEERLRRKRRTGELKRRRRASVLE; encoded by the coding sequence ATGAACGATTGTATAGTTCTTTACACAACCGTGACGACCTCAGACGACTTGATCATCAACGCTCATGTGCGCGTGCCGGTCAGCGAGCTGACGTATCGCTTCTCGCGCAGTTCGGGCGCAGGCGGCCAGCACGTCAACAAGACCGAGACGGCGGTCGAGCTGCTATTCGACCTGGCGCATACGCCGTCGCTCGACGACGCCCGGCGAGCGCGCGCGATGGCGCGCCTGGCGCGATATCTGGATGCCGAAGGCGTGCTGCACTTGGAGTCGCGCAGCGAACGCAGCCAGTTGCGCAATCGCGAAGCGGTGACGCGCCGCTTTGTCCGCTTGTTGCAGCAGGCGCTGGCACCGACGAAGCAACGTCGCAAAACGCGCCCGCCACGCTATGCCGTCGAGGAACGCCTGCGCCGGAAGCGCCGAACCGGCGAACTCAAACGCCGGCGCCGCGCGTCTGTTCTGGAGTGA
- a CDS encoding histidine kinase, with the protein MKSMTVRDAMHKGVVSCDSSISVRDAARIMNEKKLRSLVVVDFDCALAGIISETDIVAARLVHEGSKPWDQLTVGEIMTNRVLTVTPDMSLKEAAKIIIDHRIHRVVVAEPDDICNPIGILSLGDIMRYLERIEREGSAEARGEPESQEAR; encoded by the coding sequence ATGAAAAGCATGACTGTCCGAGACGCGATGCACAAGGGCGTCGTGAGTTGCGATTCGTCTATCAGCGTGCGCGATGCCGCGCGCATCATGAACGAGAAAAAGCTGCGGTCGCTGGTCGTGGTGGATTTTGATTGTGCGCTGGCCGGCATCATCTCCGAGACCGACATCGTCGCGGCGCGCCTGGTCCATGAGGGCAGCAAGCCGTGGGATCAACTGACCGTCGGCGAGATCATGACCAACCGCGTGCTCACGGTGACGCCGGACATGTCGCTGAAGGAAGCGGCGAAGATCATCATTGATCACCGCATCCACCGTGTGGTGGTGGCCGAGCCGGACGACATTTGCAACCCCATCGGCATCCTCTCGCTGGGCGACATCATGCGCTACCTGGAGCGCATCGAGCGCGAAGGATCTGCCGAGGCGCGCGGCGAGCCGGAATCACAAGAAGCGCGCTAG
- a CDS encoding succinate dehydrogenase iron-sulfur subunit has product MKINLKIKRFNPETDKKPHWETYAVEVEPTDRVLDALHEVKWNQDGTLALRRSCAHGVCGSDAMRINGRNMLACKVLIQNIAKDGDTITVEPILGLPVVKDLIVDMEPFFAHYRAVMPYLVNNDPLPANGRERLQSPADRERYDDTTKCILCAACTTSCPSFWARGEYVGPAAIVQAHRFIFDSRDQAAQQRLEILSAADGVWRCRTVFNCTEACPRGIQVTKAIGEVKEALRTGVIQ; this is encoded by the coding sequence ATGAAGATCAACTTGAAGATCAAGCGCTTCAATCCGGAGACGGACAAGAAGCCGCACTGGGAAACCTACGCGGTCGAAGTTGAGCCGACCGACCGCGTGCTCGACGCGCTGCACGAAGTGAAATGGAACCAGGACGGCACGCTGGCCCTGCGGCGCAGTTGCGCGCACGGCGTGTGCGGCAGCGACGCCATGCGCATCAACGGCCGCAACATGCTGGCCTGCAAAGTGCTGATTCAGAACATCGCCAAGGATGGCGACACGATCACCGTCGAGCCGATCCTTGGCCTGCCGGTGGTGAAGGACTTGATCGTGGACATGGAGCCGTTCTTCGCCCACTACCGCGCGGTCATGCCGTATCTGGTGAACAACGACCCGCTGCCGGCGAACGGACGCGAGCGCCTGCAATCCCCAGCCGATCGTGAGCGCTACGATGACACCACCAAGTGCATCCTGTGCGCTGCGTGCACCACCAGTTGCCCGTCGTTCTGGGCGCGAGGCGAATACGTCGGGCCGGCGGCTATTGTGCAGGCGCACCGCTTCATCTTCGACAGCCGCGACCAGGCCGCGCAGCAACGGCTCGAGATCCTGAGTGCAGCCGACGGCGTGTGGCGCTGCCGAACCGTGTTCAACTGCACCGAGGCTTGTCCGCGCGGCATTCAGGTGACCAAGGCCATCGGTGAGGTGAAAGAAGCCCTGCGCACCGGCGTCATTCAATGA